Part of the Candidatus Omnitrophota bacterium genome, CTCTACGTCACCATCCAGGTCTTCCAGGGTCACGATAGCCATCTTTTCGCTGGTCTTCCTCGTAACCGTAAATTTCACCTTGCTTATTATCCCGCCGACCAGCACCTCATCCCCATCCCTGCGTCCCCTGAGCTCTGTCGTCGCGCATGTCGAATAAGTGCGCAGTATTTTTTCAAAGCGCGCCAACGGATGGTTCGTCACATAAAATCCCAGCATCTCTTTTTCGTACGCGAGCAACTGGTTCTCCGGCCACTCGGGTATGTTCGGTATCTCCTGATATGTCTTTTTGAAGTTCTCCTCATCCTCGAACTTATCGAAGAAAGAGAGCTGGCCATTCGACCTGTCTTTCTGTATGCCGCCGGCGACCTCAAGCGCCTTGTCGATCATAGCGGATAGCTGCGAACGGTAAAGGCCGAGCGAATCGAGCGCGCCGCATTTTATCAGGCTCTCGATGACTTTCCTGTTAACGAGCCTCAGGTCCACTCTTTCCGTAAACTCGTAAATGGATTTGAACTTGCCGCCCTTATCCCTTACGCCTATAATGGACTCTATCGCCCCCTGCCCGACATTTTTTACCGCGAGCAGACCGAACCGTATAGAGTCCCCGATTAATGTAAAATTTGCGTAACTCTCGTTCACATCCGGCGGAAGTATCTTAAGCCCCATCCTTTGAGATTCGCTTATATAGACAGCTATCTTATCCAGGTTGTCTTTTTCACTTGTGAGAAGCGCTGTCATGAATTCACCCGGATAGTTCGCCTTCAGGTACGAGGTCTGGTAGCTTATCATGGCATATGCCGCGCTGTGCGATTTATTAAAACCGTATCCGGCAAAATATTCTATCTGATCGAATATCCGGTCGGCCGTCCTCCTGTCGATCCTGTTCTTTAAACAGCCGTTCACGAAATGCGTCCTGACCTCGACCATCACTTCAGGAGTCTTTTTGGCCATAGCGCGTCTTAAGTTGTCGGCCTGAGCCAGGGTAAAACCGGCAAGGCTCGACGCTATCCTCATGGCCTGTTCCTGGAATAGTATTACCCCGTAAGTCTCTTTCAGTATCGGTTCCAGCAATTGATGGTCATAGCGCATCTTTACTTCGCCGTGTTTCCTCTTCATGAAGTCGTCAAGCATCCCGGAACCTATGGGGCCGGGCCTGAATAGCGCCAGGAGCGCGATCAGGTCTTCGAACTTTTCGGGTTTAAGTTTTTTAAGCAGATCCCTCATGCCGGAACTTTCCAGCTGGAAGACGCCGACGGATTCCGCATTGGTCAATAACTTATAGGTCTTTTTGTCTTCTGTGGGGACGTTGTCCAGATCGAGATCAATGCCTTTAGTGCGCTTGATTATCTTCTTAGCCTCGCTAATTACCGTCAGCGTCCTGAGGCCCAGCATGTCCATCTTAAGCATGCCTATCTTCTCAAGGGACGACATGGAATAGCCTGTTGTGATCTGTCCGTCCTGTATCTTATACAAAGGAACGTGGTTAACGAGAGGTTCCTCGCTTATAACGATCCCGGCAGCATGGGTCGAGGCATGTCTTGTGAGCCCCTCAAGGACTAGTGAAGTCTCTATTAGCTGCGCTATCTTCGAATCCATTTTATAAAGATTGCGGAGTTCCGGCTCCTGCTCCAGGGCGTGGGTAAGGGTCATGTTTAGGTCATTAGGGATGAGCTTGGCTATCTTGTCCACATCCGCATAGGGCATTCCCATGGCGCGCCCGGTATCTCTCACCACGGCCTTAGCCATCATAGTTCCGAACGTTATTATCTGCGCGACATTGTCCTTGGAATATTTTTTAACGACGTAATCTATGACTTCATTCCGCCTCTCGTAGCAGAAATCTATGTCGATATCGGGCATACTTACTCTTTCGGGGTTCAGGAACCTTTCGAAAAGAAGATCATACCTGAGAGGATCTATGCTGGTTATACCCAGGGCGTAGCTGACGACGCTTCCCGCCGCGCTTCCGCGGCCGGGACCCACGGGGATATGGTTCTCTTTGGCGTAGTGGACAAAGTCCCACGCTATCAGGAAATAGCTTGTATAACCGAGCTTCTCTATTATCTTCAACTCATGCTGGACGCGGTCGAGGACCGTC contains:
- a CDS encoding DNA polymerase III subunit alpha, with protein sequence MTHSDFVHLHVHTQYSLLDGACLLEPLMNKVKEHRMPACAMTDHGNMFGAIEFYDLCMKNGVKPIIGSEVYIAPDSRFEKSSRGISDASFHLVLLAKNETGYRNLMKLVSIGFLEGFYYRPRIDKEVLAKHKDGLICLSACLKGEIPHLIYTNQLDQARKTIDEYKDMFGKDNFYLEIQDNLIPEQDTVNAELIKLSRETGIGLVATNDVHYVEKDHAKAHEALLCIQTQTTLDDPNRMRLQTEEFYFKSRDEMARKFGDAAPEALKNTVAIAEKCNLELDFKKTHLPNYKVPEGKTKEGYLRELVDQGLKKRYPDDDKTVLDRVQHELKIIEKLGYTSYFLIAWDFVHYAKENHIPVGPGRGSAAGSVVSYALGITSIDPLRYDLLFERFLNPERVSMPDIDIDFCYERRNEVIDYVVKKYSKDNVAQIITFGTMMAKAVVRDTGRAMGMPYADVDKIAKLIPNDLNMTLTHALEQEPELRNLYKMDSKIAQLIETSLVLEGLTRHASTHAAGIVISEEPLVNHVPLYKIQDGQITTGYSMSSLEKIGMLKMDMLGLRTLTVISEAKKIIKRTKGIDLDLDNVPTEDKKTYKLLTNAESVGVFQLESSGMRDLLKKLKPEKFEDLIALLALFRPGPIGSGMLDDFMKRKHGEVKMRYDHQLLEPILKETYGVILFQEQAMRIASSLAGFTLAQADNLRRAMAKKTPEVMVEVRTHFVNGCLKNRIDRRTADRIFDQIEYFAGYGFNKSHSAAYAMISYQTSYLKANYPGEFMTALLTSEKDNLDKIAVYISESQRMGLKILPPDVNESYANFTLIGDSIRFGLLAVKNVGQGAIESIIGVRDKGGKFKSIYEFTERVDLRLVNRKVIESLIKCGALDSLGLYRSQLSAMIDKALEVAGGIQKDRSNGQLSFFDKFEDEENFKKTYQEIPNIPEWPENQLLAYEKEMLGFYVTNHPLARFEKILRTYSTCATTELRGRRDGDEVLVGGIISKVKFTVTRKTSEKMAIVTLEDLDGDVEVLVFPSTFSKAANLVKQDAIVFVKGRLNLREDEPKIVSNEISALESVKMRYTKTVVIDLVTPGLETTTLDKLKRVLSRYPGKVPVYLNFKKPDGKRTLVSINRTLSVEPHEGLVRDIEKVFGRDAVSFRT